The Maridesulfovibrio hydrothermalis AM13 = DSM 14728 DNA window CGGCATTGACGTTCGTGACGAGATGAAACGTCAGGCAAAGTTTGAAGCTGAAATAAATAATCCGTTCAATCCCAAAATATGGTCAGAAAGAATAAGTCTTGGAAGCAAAGACGCTCCGGTAACTATTGTTGAGTATACAGATTTTCTTTGCCCGTATTGCAGCAAGGGCGCAAAAGTCGTTAAAAATTTAGTCACTTCAAATCCTGAGAAGTACAGGCTTGTGTTTAAACATCTGCCGTTGCACGAAGAGTCCAGAGAGCTGGCAGTAGTCTTTGAAGCCCTGTCTTTGCTGGATAAAGATCTTGCTTTTAAGTTTCACGATCTTGCGTTTGCAAGGCAAAAAGAGTTGTTTCAAGATAAGAACGGGATAGTTCTTGGTCAGATTTTGCAGGAGATTGATGTTGATCTTGAAATGTTACAGGAAAAGTTGCAGTCGGCTCAGGTTCAGACGTATTTGCTCAGCGATGAAAAAGAAGCCAGAGAGTTTGGACTGGACGCAACTCCTACATTTCTTATAAACGGTGTTTCCATTCGCGGATATCTGCCTGCTGACAAATTTGAAAATATGGTTGGCCTTATTCTTGAGAAATCGCCAAAGGTGCTGGAAGAGGAAGGCGAGATTTGTGAGGACTGCCTTAATCAACAGTAAAAGGGTATATTATGCGAAATAGAAAAAAGATACCTGATCCGCCGGAAGATCTGCATATTTGTTTCGGCGGTGGCGATTTTCATGCAATCGGCAGCAAGATGATCAATATTTGTAAGGACAAGCTTGGTCTGGCCGTTGATGAAAAAGTGCTGGATATTGGTTGCGGTATCGGCAGACTTTCTTTTCCATTGCTTGATTATCTTGACGAAAGCGGCGGGTATGAAGGGTTTGATACTTTCCCCGTGGGAGTCAAATGGTGCACTGAAAATATTACTCCGGAATTTCCTAATTTTAAATTTCAGCTGGTTGATATTTTCAACTCTACCTATAATCCATATGCCACAACAACTGGGGCTGATTTTGTTTTTCCTTATGAAGATAATTCGTTTGGGTTAGCAATGCTTAATTCTGTTTTTACGCATATGATGCCCGATGATATTATCAATTATGTAAATGAAATAGACCGGGTACTAAACGAGAAGGGTAGAATATTCGTGACTTTCTTTCTGGTAAATGATGAATCTTCGAGTCTTATGGATCAGGGCAAGAGTGTGCATGACTTTCATAAGTATGGGGTTTTTTATACCGCTGACCCTAAAGATCCGATGGACGCAGTGGGATATGAGGAAAAATTTGTGAAAAATATTTTCGGCCGGCACGGATTTAAAATTCAGGAAATATTATACGGAACATGGTGCGGCCGTACGGCTTCAAATCATCAGGATATATTGCTAATTACCAGATAAAGTTATTTCCCGTGCACCTTGCGGTTTATCAAATGTGCAGAAACTCCGCCGCCGAAACCGTTATCAATATTAACTACGCTCACTCCGGGTACGCAGCAGTTAAGCATTGAAAGCATGGTGGTCATACCGCCGAGGTTAGCACCGTATCCCACGCTTGTGGGGACCGCTATAACAGGGGCCGAGACAAGTCCGCCCACAACAGTCACAAGCGCTCCTTCCATTCCGGCTACTACGACAATGGCATTTGCTTTGCGCAGTGTTTCCATATGCGGGAAAAGTCGGTGAATTCCTGCGGCTCCTACATCGTAAATGCGTTCGACCTTGTTTCCTAGAAGTTCTGCA harbors:
- a CDS encoding class I SAM-dependent methyltransferase codes for the protein MRNRKKIPDPPEDLHICFGGGDFHAIGSKMINICKDKLGLAVDEKVLDIGCGIGRLSFPLLDYLDESGGYEGFDTFPVGVKWCTENITPEFPNFKFQLVDIFNSTYNPYATTTGADFVFPYEDNSFGLAMLNSVFTHMMPDDIINYVNEIDRVLNEKGRIFVTFFLVNDESSSLMDQGKSVHDFHKYGVFYTADPKDPMDAVGYEEKFVKNIFGRHGFKIQEILYGTWCGRTASNHQDILLITR
- a CDS encoding DsbA family protein, encoding MVRNTILFLAVVFFSTGCMSKQMLKEQITETLRDNPQIVLEAMRENSMDVLAIVESGIDVRDEMKRQAKFEAEINNPFNPKIWSERISLGSKDAPVTIVEYTDFLCPYCSKGAKVVKNLVTSNPEKYRLVFKHLPLHEESRELAVVFEALSLLDKDLAFKFHDLAFARQKELFQDKNGIVLGQILQEIDVDLEMLQEKLQSAQVQTYLLSDEKEAREFGLDATPTFLINGVSIRGYLPADKFENMVGLILEKSPKVLEEEGEICEDCLNQQ